The following are encoded in a window of Rubellicoccus peritrichatus genomic DNA:
- a CDS encoding AbrB/MazE/SpoVT family DNA-binding domain-containing protein yields MIKKVTKIGNSQGIIFDSTLMEMAHLKVNDEVNVTVHEGGSVILTPVRPEISPDMVSEVIRKTMKDYSKTMKNLA; encoded by the coding sequence ATGATTAAGAAAGTGACCAAGATCGGTAATTCTCAAGGTATTATCTTCGATTCTACATTGATGGAGATGGCGCACCTCAAAGTGAATGACGAAGTCAATGTCACTGTGCATGAGGGTGGGTCGGTGATTTTGACGCCTGTGAGGCCTGAAATTTCACCTGACATGGTGAGCGAAGTGATTCGCAAGACAATGAAGGACTATTCCAAGACCATGAAGAACCTGGCATGA
- a CDS encoding adenylate/guanylate cyclase domain-containing protein: protein MAAPKTGKFKLFFLLFPIPLFWVLFSQLDVFRVYYKRLENVATDWRFQVRGQLDVPEVKVAYADLDAVTISKIGERPYSRRIHAQVASVLFEVGKARAIGYDFVFSREGNSEMVPDDWVKGADLFLGDVIRKYPNIVLAANYTGHQLPKTLEELEIDESITGIDYKRSRMPLYYFNERLPEEAKTGEDETFPEMPTFPVIGQTYLFPLAQDQLRQMSGLPLEGDSPGTVGLIAVDTYQSADAVPRWLPLYTHSQGPYWTLNFLKGIVYFYDTVEFAEYEDTIDEEVEEEEENIVLLGDDVIVRDSDGDFLLSMPYIQDHTFYHITIELILKYFGLTNDAVEVTQDFLIIRDKDGTELVKAPMKEGQITEVNWFSKWINHDLNPRASIIHIIQQYINLRDGEGVIKEEAEEFFKKFNDAIVLVGPVDPILQDLAPTPFDSAPVPKVSVHGNMVKTLMSGIYITRISSGLQITIIFLLTVVVSILGLYSGKLSVLAKTGSGILLVGYVIVSFVTFSTLHILIPLIAPIASAITTTAAGALYQLFVEERQKGRITGMFGTYLSPELVTEMVESGEEPALGGEDVRITAFFSDVQSFSSFSELLEPDQLVTLMNEYLTAMTDILMQEGAYVDKYIGDAIVAMFNAPVHLPGHELRGCIAAAKIQKRQLELRAKWADEGDKWPDIVSKMQTRIGLNTGNATVGNMGSESRFNYTMMGDTVNLAARCESGAKTAGVYSLVTAETMKAAKESGDDVLFRFVDKWQVKGRKKPVDMYEIVGLTADMDQSTIDCVRYYEEGLDRYFALDWIPALNLFERASELEPNQPGITPGVTTNPSLVLLQRCKTLRQHPPDPNYWNGVFVMTTK, encoded by the coding sequence ATGGCGGCACCAAAAACCGGGAAATTCAAGCTCTTCTTCTTGCTCTTCCCTATCCCTCTATTTTGGGTTCTTTTCAGCCAACTCGACGTCTTCCGCGTTTACTACAAGCGCCTGGAGAATGTTGCCACTGACTGGCGTTTTCAAGTAAGAGGTCAATTGGATGTCCCTGAGGTTAAAGTTGCTTACGCCGACCTGGATGCCGTAACGATATCGAAAATAGGTGAAAGGCCGTATTCACGCCGCATCCACGCGCAGGTAGCAAGTGTGCTGTTTGAAGTCGGGAAGGCTAGAGCTATTGGTTATGATTTTGTTTTTTCAAGAGAAGGAAACTCGGAAATGGTGCCCGATGACTGGGTGAAGGGAGCTGATTTATTTCTAGGTGATGTTATTCGAAAGTATCCCAATATTGTCCTGGCTGCGAATTATACCGGGCACCAACTGCCCAAAACGTTAGAAGAACTCGAAATTGATGAATCAATAACTGGTATTGATTACAAACGAAGCCGCATGCCACTTTACTACTTCAATGAGAGGCTACCTGAAGAAGCAAAAACTGGAGAAGATGAAACTTTCCCAGAGATGCCAACTTTTCCCGTTATTGGACAAACCTACCTTTTTCCTTTAGCACAAGATCAATTAAGGCAAATGTCAGGCCTTCCTTTAGAAGGAGATAGCCCAGGCACAGTTGGGTTAATTGCAGTGGACACCTATCAAAGTGCTGATGCTGTCCCGCGCTGGCTTCCTCTCTATACGCACTCTCAAGGGCCGTATTGGACTTTGAACTTCCTCAAAGGGATAGTATACTTCTATGATACAGTAGAGTTCGCAGAGTATGAAGATACAATCGATGAAGAAGTCGAAGAAGAGGAGGAGAACATTGTCCTTTTGGGAGACGACGTAATTGTTCGAGATAGTGATGGTGATTTCCTCTTATCAATGCCATATATCCAAGATCATACTTTTTATCATATTACTATCGAACTAATCCTTAAATATTTTGGATTAACGAATGATGCAGTAGAAGTAACCCAAGATTTTCTCATCATACGTGACAAGGACGGAACTGAGCTTGTCAAAGCACCGATGAAGGAAGGGCAAATCACCGAGGTCAATTGGTTCTCGAAATGGATCAATCACGATCTTAACCCTCGCGCCAGCATAATACATATCATCCAACAGTACATCAATTTGCGAGATGGAGAAGGTGTCATCAAAGAAGAAGCTGAAGAATTCTTTAAAAAATTTAATGACGCCATCGTTCTCGTAGGTCCTGTTGATCCTATTCTACAAGATCTTGCCCCTACCCCCTTCGACAGTGCTCCAGTCCCCAAAGTGAGTGTCCATGGTAACATGGTCAAAACACTAATGTCTGGAATCTATATCACACGAATCAGTAGCGGGCTCCAAATCACAATTATTTTTTTACTGACAGTTGTGGTCTCTATTCTTGGTCTTTACAGTGGAAAATTAAGCGTTCTAGCAAAAACAGGATCGGGTATTTTACTTGTTGGCTATGTCATTGTATCTTTTGTGACTTTTAGCACACTTCATATTCTTATACCCTTAATAGCCCCTATTGCATCAGCAATCACAACCACAGCTGCTGGTGCACTATATCAACTCTTCGTTGAAGAACGCCAAAAAGGACGCATTACTGGTATGTTCGGCACATACCTTTCACCAGAACTGGTCACTGAAATGGTAGAAAGCGGTGAAGAACCAGCACTCGGGGGTGAAGATGTTAGGATCACGGCTTTCTTCAGCGATGTTCAAAGTTTCTCTTCGTTTTCGGAACTACTTGAACCCGACCAATTGGTCACACTGATGAACGAGTATCTAACAGCAATGACGGATATTCTAATGCAGGAAGGTGCTTATGTGGATAAATACATCGGTGATGCGATTGTCGCCATGTTCAATGCGCCAGTGCATTTACCTGGCCATGAGCTCCGGGGCTGTATTGCGGCGGCAAAAATTCAGAAGCGGCAGCTGGAATTACGCGCAAAATGGGCAGATGAGGGAGATAAGTGGCCTGATATTGTCAGCAAGATGCAAACGCGGATCGGTCTAAATACCGGCAACGCAACTGTAGGCAACATGGGTAGCGAAAGTCGCTTCAACTACACCATGATGGGAGACACTGTCAATTTGGCTGCACGCTGCGAAAGTGGTGCCAAAACAGCTGGTGTCTATTCACTGGTGACTGCGGAAACCATGAAGGCAGCCAAGGAGTCCGGTGATGATGTCCTTTTCCGGTTTGTAGATAAATGGCAGGTAAAAGGTCGTAAGAAACCTGTAGATATGTACGAAATTGTTGGTCTAACAGCGGACATGGACCAGTCCACAATAGACTGCGTGCGCTATTACGAAGAAGGTCTGGATAGATATTTTGCCTTGGATTGGATACCTGCTCTAAACCTGTTCGAAAGAGCTTCTGAACTGGAACCAAATCAACCAGGAATTACTCCAGGCGTCACAACGAATCCCAGTCTTGTCCTCCTGCAAAGGTGCAAGACCCTAAGACAACACCCGCCCGACCCCAATTATTGGAATGGCGTCTTTGTGATGACCACAAAGTAA
- a CDS encoding thioredoxin family protein, which produces MVAVNSTMLPLGTPAPEFSLPDARGGTVSLSQYDGSRAFLIMFICNHCPYVLHLRRDIARLGREYQERGVAVFAISSNDAQKYPADSPEKMKLETEEAGYAFPYLYDETQAVAKAYRAACTPDFYVFDEHRLLAYRGQFDEARPGNQVSVTGSDIRAALDSVLDGERIIEDVQKPSIGCNIKWKPGNEPDYFAASI; this is translated from the coding sequence ATGGTAGCTGTTAACTCAACAATGCTCCCACTCGGCACACCAGCACCCGAGTTCTCGCTTCCCGATGCCAGAGGAGGAACAGTCTCCTTATCTCAGTATGATGGATCGCGAGCCTTCCTCATCATGTTCATCTGTAATCACTGCCCATATGTGCTGCATCTCAGGCGCGATATAGCCCGTCTTGGTCGTGAATATCAGGAACGAGGCGTGGCAGTTTTTGCTATAAGCAGTAATGATGCGCAAAAATATCCGGCCGACAGCCCGGAGAAAATGAAGCTCGAAACTGAGGAAGCCGGGTATGCATTTCCTTATCTCTATGATGAGACTCAGGCAGTAGCCAAAGCTTACAGAGCAGCCTGTACACCGGATTTTTATGTCTTCGACGAGCATCGTCTACTAGCTTACCGAGGACAGTTTGATGAAGCACGCCCTGGAAACCAAGTCTCAGTGACTGGCAGTGACATACGAGCAGCGCTTGATTCTGTTCTGGATGGTGAACGTATTATTGAAGATGTGCAGAAACCCTCGATTGGATGTAACATCAAATGGAAACCTGGTAACGAGCCTGATTATTTCGCAGCCAGCATATAA
- a CDS encoding PQQ-binding-like beta-propeller repeat protein has product MHFSRLLIVTLLITGFNTVTPAYSQTAGTLAWTYDTGELVYATASQNASGRVFIGSESGVLHALDITTSSASQAWTFATGDWIDSSASIYGNTVYVGSWDSNLYAINANTGAQEWAFETGSLIIGSPAVGADGTAYIGSSDGVFYAVRSNGSEKWQYNVGSEIDSSPAIGDNGNIYFGSYDGVFHAVSTAGQPKWTYTVDTVDGLESRIASSPALDYQGNIYFGAGNGYFYCLSPDGALNWSFQTAEEIDSSPVFDESGNVYFASRDGYLYSLDPNGVENWRALVGDVFYSSAAVDEAGNLYIAAYVGDGITAIYSFTPNGELIWDYELPSVTDSSIVITNDGLLLIGAEDGNLYAIHTGTGPGTTAWPKFGLDAGNTANTYTNPVTPDDPLYYFSTGAETAGGWYYVPGVGFLNTSFFPWCFHETMDWFYAGAGGSGEYWLWHLSLEDWVWTTETDFPNLFSVNQDAWIAYFVGDNSEQLYWVSTTDEWIIIQ; this is encoded by the coding sequence ATGCATTTCTCCCGTCTGCTTATCGTTACTTTATTGATCACTGGCTTCAACACAGTAACCCCGGCTTATAGTCAAACAGCTGGCACACTCGCCTGGACTTATGATACCGGCGAACTTGTATACGCAACCGCATCTCAAAATGCCAGTGGACGCGTTTTCATAGGTTCAGAAAGCGGCGTGCTCCACGCATTAGATATCACGACTTCAAGTGCCTCGCAGGCATGGACATTTGCAACTGGTGATTGGATCGACTCCTCAGCCTCCATCTATGGCAACACTGTTTATGTTGGTTCCTGGGACAGCAACCTTTATGCAATTAATGCAAATACCGGCGCACAAGAATGGGCTTTTGAAACAGGATCGCTCATCATTGGATCACCAGCGGTTGGTGCCGATGGCACTGCATACATTGGCTCGTCCGATGGCGTTTTTTACGCAGTCAGGTCCAATGGTTCAGAGAAATGGCAATACAATGTCGGCAGTGAAATAGATTCTTCACCGGCAATCGGGGATAACGGCAATATCTATTTCGGTTCTTATGACGGTGTATTTCATGCTGTCTCAACCGCGGGTCAACCTAAGTGGACTTACACCGTTGATACAGTCGATGGACTCGAAAGTCGCATCGCCTCCTCCCCTGCCCTCGACTATCAAGGTAATATCTATTTCGGAGCCGGCAACGGATACTTCTACTGCCTGTCTCCGGATGGAGCATTGAACTGGTCTTTTCAAACCGCAGAAGAAATAGACAGCTCTCCAGTTTTTGATGAATCCGGCAATGTCTACTTCGCTTCAAGAGACGGTTATCTTTACTCACTCGATCCAAATGGTGTCGAAAACTGGCGTGCACTCGTTGGTGACGTTTTTTATAGTTCAGCTGCCGTTGATGAAGCCGGTAATCTTTACATCGCTGCCTATGTCGGTGATGGCATCACTGCGATTTACTCATTCACACCAAATGGGGAACTCATCTGGGACTACGAACTTCCCAGTGTGACGGACTCATCCATCGTTATCACGAACGACGGCCTGCTCCTGATTGGCGCCGAAGACGGCAACCTGTATGCCATCCATACCGGCACTGGCCCAGGCACAACGGCATGGCCTAAGTTCGGACTGGATGCAGGCAACACTGCCAATACCTACACCAATCCCGTGACACCAGATGATCCGCTTTATTACTTCTCTACTGGAGCAGAAACCGCCGGCGGCTGGTATTACGTGCCTGGCGTGGGTTTCCTCAACACCAGTTTTTTCCCCTGGTGCTTTCATGAGACAATGGACTGGTTCTATGCCGGTGCTGGTGGCAGTGGCGAATACTGGCTCTGGCACCTGAGCCTGGAAGACTGGGTCTGGACAACCGAGACCGACTTCCCCAATCTGTTCAGTGTCAATCAGGACGCATGGATTGCATACTTCGTCGGCGACAACAGCGAACAGCTCTACTGGGTCAGCACCACCGACGAGTGGATAATAATTCAGTAG
- a CDS encoding type II toxin-antitoxin system death-on-curing family toxin, giving the protein MTSASGGHFYLTVAIVREIHGEAIKEFGGSDGLRDMALLESAVAAPQATMFGELMFNDIIEVAAAYLFYLCRNHPFIDGNKRAALGACLVFLRLNGIEPTADGPDWEKLTLDVAASQLNRDETTVRLRELLG; this is encoded by the coding sequence ATGACAAGCGCATCAGGAGGTCATTTCTATCTGACGGTTGCAATTGTGCGCGAGATTCATGGTGAAGCCATTAAGGAGTTTGGTGGCTCGGATGGTCTTCGGGATATGGCTTTACTCGAATCTGCAGTTGCAGCACCACAAGCCACAATGTTTGGAGAGTTGATGTTTAATGACATCATTGAAGTGGCGGCGGCCTATCTCTTTTATCTTTGTAGGAATCATCCCTTTATTGATGGTAACAAACGTGCGGCCTTGGGTGCCTGTCTTGTCTTTCTTCGGCTTAATGGAATTGAACCGACCGCGGATGGGCCAGATTGGGAGAAACTCACCCTCGATGTCGCAGCCAGTCAGCTCAATCGCGACGAAACGACGGTTCGCCTCCGTGAGTTGCTGGGATAG
- a CDS encoding HAMP domain-containing sensor histidine kinase: MKTTTLPGQKNSRKQYARTAAVTTIVTLVVFGSVLAAITLQLRSAIRQQIIDRDAAALYPFAQLALDKTEPASFGFDLGLVEDSDLLAVALETSELKNVLGVRLYDWKGELVEAVPPTLYFGFLPSEDFNQIQRLETISRYYPNADVASLEFSGQPEETKQGHPLVEVLLPLHRDGSNELLGAAQYYIDGDSVAMEFAELDHNLAVMALIAFVAGGLIVGVILKLSISKLGELNRQVEERGRRLAQANADLALASKTSAIGAVTSHFIHGLKNPLAALQASLDETEKTGDRLQAAAETTNRMQEMIEQMVSVLRDEETGVSFEFTFDEIRECLFNKAGVRAEDAGVIFTAGPAPKATIDSHRGNLLLLIAVNLIENAIQSTEEGNRVSLEFTQTEDQVILCVCDEGSGLPDHVRESLFSPCRSSKPGGSGLGLALSSRLASHIGAELALEKSDPTGTCFTIALTPDSLSPVKSEAPKDVSAN, translated from the coding sequence ATGAAGACCACAACACTCCCAGGTCAGAAAAACAGCCGGAAACAGTATGCGCGGACCGCAGCCGTCACGACTATCGTGACCCTAGTTGTGTTTGGATCCGTTCTGGCGGCCATAACACTCCAATTGCGCAGTGCGATTCGTCAGCAAATCATAGACCGCGATGCAGCGGCCCTCTATCCGTTCGCCCAGCTCGCACTGGACAAGACGGAACCAGCCTCCTTCGGATTCGATCTGGGCTTGGTTGAGGACAGCGATCTGCTCGCCGTGGCGCTGGAAACATCGGAGCTAAAAAACGTTTTGGGGGTGCGGCTGTATGACTGGAAGGGAGAGCTGGTCGAGGCCGTACCTCCAACCCTTTACTTCGGATTCCTTCCATCCGAAGACTTCAACCAAATACAACGACTAGAGACGATTAGTCGTTATTATCCCAACGCGGATGTCGCCTCTCTGGAATTCTCCGGCCAGCCGGAAGAGACCAAGCAGGGCCATCCACTTGTCGAGGTTTTGCTTCCCCTACACCGTGATGGCAGCAACGAACTGCTTGGAGCAGCACAATACTACATAGATGGTGATAGCGTCGCGATGGAATTCGCAGAGCTTGATCACAATCTTGCTGTGATGGCATTGATTGCCTTCGTAGCCGGTGGATTGATCGTTGGTGTTATTCTGAAGTTATCCATCAGCAAGCTCGGTGAACTCAATCGGCAAGTCGAAGAGCGTGGCCGTCGTCTGGCTCAAGCCAACGCAGACCTCGCTCTGGCATCAAAGACCTCTGCCATTGGTGCAGTCACTTCACATTTCATTCACGGTTTGAAAAACCCACTGGCCGCCCTGCAGGCATCGCTTGATGAAACAGAAAAGACTGGAGATCGATTGCAAGCGGCAGCGGAAACCACCAACCGGATGCAGGAAATGATCGAGCAGATGGTATCGGTCCTACGCGATGAGGAAACCGGCGTCAGCTTCGAGTTCACCTTTGATGAAATACGCGAATGCCTTTTCAACAAAGCGGGTGTACGTGCCGAAGACGCAGGAGTCATTTTCACCGCTGGTCCAGCTCCCAAGGCAACCATCGACAGCCACCGCGGCAACCTGCTTTTACTCATCGCTGTCAATCTGATCGAGAATGCGATTCAATCGACCGAAGAAGGGAATCGCGTCAGCCTTGAATTCACTCAAACCGAGGATCAAGTCATTCTATGTGTCTGCGATGAAGGCTCAGGTCTGCCAGATCATGTTCGCGAAAGTTTGTTTTCTCCATGCCGTTCCAGCAAGCCCGGCGGAAGTGGCCTCGGTCTGGCCCTAAGCAGCCGGTTGGCTTCTCACATCGGAGCCGAACTTGCATTGGAGAAAAGCGACCCGACAGGCACCTGCTTTACCATCGCACTGACCCCTGATTCCCTTTCCCCAGTCAAAAGCGAGGCACCCAAGGATGTTTCCGCCAATTAA
- a CDS encoding ComEC/Rec2 family competence protein, which produces MPESTSQIKLPGHIPLIWAVIPLVWGYALGTAATPSPIWLIPIALMFLGAAFALSSKARPFKATIWGTLFLLGATLLAWSWWIMREPEPPKLPLPPPREAIVTIKIDRLFGGIRRNGQISGLATITEGPKLLPDLPGQRCFFAVWPEDFQEEVATGAIFEAKGKLSALNPELDSEGFFAFLFRSGVYYSLETGQLMTLMEPAPAIEQWARTTNRSFRNTLTAGAETDSEKSLAGISEAMLLGRKEALQRSQKEIFIESGTMHLFAVSGLHIAVIAGALAFLFSRLRLPKRAGAILGLGLVFAYVMIVGHPPSAIRAFLMAVFFWSAVAFVRKPSSLSALLASAVLVLIWNPQEILRPGFQLSYAVVGGILLYGVPLANWSSERFRAYRYLPEHGLSRRQRIMATAWRWTLMTASVSLSATVFSAPLTVQYFGVFTPGAILLNMALVPLASVVIVIAASSVLVGMTGLTVLSIWINHLNWALIWILEKIVNLAIGVPGLFYPMQWRADSLATITVCSLFLGFSASMQLPRFRPWFFAIPPGLLTAFLVIGGKLVLPDSL; this is translated from the coding sequence GTGCCAGAATCTACCAGCCAAATCAAGCTGCCGGGACATATTCCGCTCATCTGGGCGGTCATCCCCCTGGTTTGGGGTTATGCGCTTGGCACAGCAGCAACCCCCTCCCCGATCTGGCTAATACCCATCGCGCTAATGTTCCTCGGCGCAGCCTTTGCTCTTAGTTCAAAAGCAAGGCCTTTCAAAGCAACTATCTGGGGAACTCTGTTTCTGCTCGGCGCGACCTTACTGGCCTGGTCCTGGTGGATTATGCGGGAACCCGAACCTCCAAAGCTCCCGCTGCCCCCACCGCGAGAGGCCATCGTAACTATAAAAATCGACCGCCTCTTTGGTGGAATCCGCCGCAATGGGCAAATCTCAGGACTCGCCACGATCACAGAAGGCCCCAAACTACTGCCCGACCTTCCGGGACAACGTTGCTTCTTTGCAGTCTGGCCAGAGGACTTCCAGGAAGAAGTGGCTACTGGTGCCATATTTGAAGCCAAGGGCAAACTCTCCGCTCTAAATCCCGAACTCGATAGCGAAGGCTTTTTTGCATTCCTTTTTCGAAGTGGTGTCTACTATTCGCTGGAAACCGGCCAACTCATGACGCTGATGGAGCCTGCTCCAGCCATCGAACAATGGGCACGAACAACTAACCGCAGTTTCCGTAATACACTCACTGCGGGCGCAGAAACAGATTCAGAAAAGTCACTTGCCGGCATTTCAGAAGCCATGTTGCTAGGGCGAAAGGAAGCACTTCAACGCTCCCAGAAAGAGATCTTCATTGAGAGCGGGACAATGCATCTCTTTGCAGTGAGCGGACTGCACATCGCTGTCATCGCAGGCGCGCTGGCTTTCCTCTTCAGTCGCCTAAGGTTACCCAAACGGGCTGGAGCCATTCTTGGGCTCGGGCTCGTTTTTGCCTATGTCATGATCGTTGGCCATCCTCCTTCGGCGATTCGAGCCTTCCTCATGGCAGTATTTTTCTGGAGTGCTGTCGCTTTCGTTCGCAAGCCCTCTTCACTCTCCGCACTACTTGCTTCCGCTGTGCTCGTCCTAATCTGGAATCCACAGGAAATTCTGCGACCCGGCTTCCAACTCTCCTATGCAGTTGTCGGCGGTATTTTACTTTATGGTGTCCCACTCGCCAACTGGTCATCCGAACGCTTTCGAGCCTACCGTTATCTGCCCGAACATGGCCTCAGTCGTCGGCAGCGCATCATGGCAACAGCCTGGCGGTGGACGCTGATGACGGCTTCCGTATCACTTTCGGCCACGGTTTTCAGTGCACCATTAACGGTCCAATATTTTGGTGTCTTCACCCCTGGAGCCATCCTCCTCAACATGGCACTTGTCCCGTTGGCTTCGGTCGTAATTGTCATCGCAGCCAGCTCCGTCCTTGTTGGGATGACCGGACTGACTGTCCTCAGCATTTGGATCAACCACCTCAACTGGGCGCTGATCTGGATTCTCGAAAAAATCGTCAATCTCGCTATTGGTGTTCCCGGCCTCTTCTACCCGATGCAATGGCGAGCTGACAGCCTTGCTACCATCACAGTCTGCAGCCTCTTTCTTGGATTTTCCGCATCGATGCAACTCCCCCGCTTCCGTCCCTGGTTCTTTGCCATTCCTCCCGGATTGCTGACAGCTTTTCTTGTCATCGGCGGGAAACTCGTCTTACCTGATTCCTTATGA
- a CDS encoding pyridoxamine 5'-phosphate oxidase family protein, with amino-acid sequence MGKVYDSIDDRIRNWILQQKMFFVATAPKATNGFVNCSPKGSDTLRVLDSHTLAYLDYLGSGIETVAHLKENGRIVIMMCAFEGSPKIFRFHGKGYVYEKESAEYASLSHHFIDSDGVGTRSIIKIEINRISDSCGWGVPLYQYQSDRNMMEKIFDEWGEEKVISFRDKMNRENIDGLAGYEG; translated from the coding sequence ATGGGTAAAGTCTACGATTCAATAGATGATAGGATTCGGAATTGGATTTTGCAGCAGAAAATGTTCTTTGTTGCAACGGCTCCCAAGGCTACAAACGGATTTGTCAACTGTTCGCCCAAAGGCTCTGACACCTTAAGAGTCCTGGACTCTCACACGTTGGCATATTTGGACTATCTTGGAAGTGGGATCGAAACCGTTGCACACCTGAAAGAAAACGGTCGTATTGTTATCATGATGTGTGCTTTCGAAGGCTCACCCAAAATTTTTCGCTTTCACGGTAAGGGGTATGTCTATGAAAAAGAGTCAGCTGAGTATGCTTCCTTATCTCATCATTTTATAGACAGTGATGGTGTAGGGACTCGGTCGATTATCAAGATTGAGATTAATCGAATCAGTGATTCATGCGGCTGGGGGGTACCACTCTATCAATATCAGTCTGATCGTAATATGATGGAGAAAATTTTCGATGAATGGGGCGAGGAAAAGGTGATTTCTTTCAGGGACAAAATGAACCGAGAGAATATAGATGGCCTGGCTGGATATGAGGGGTAA
- a CDS encoding M23 family metallopeptidase gives MNHRSGWFLLLSYSVLFGLVVNAATAAEIFWPTPDSRFFEGESVDVMLQPTASGRLESALFGCVRNGGRRFHEGLDLKPLRRDRSGEASDPIYSVMAGRVSYVNAKAGNSSYGRYVVVEHLDADVPVYTLYAHLASIEPGIRAGSRVEAGQRLGTMGRSAGGYSIPRSRAHLHFEIGLVKTSDFDDWYRQQSYGSRNLHGNYNGINMIGSNPLTFFETVRAGEFEDFSSYFANLPTAFTVRVATRTLPDFILRYPKLLTRPIPRDGVAGWDIDYTWYGLPKRWTPLTEEDVRTRREGDVTLVSWDESVFEGQCRATLVFDSKGNPSIGKNLKSDLKLMFGF, from the coding sequence ATGAATCATCGCTCTGGTTGGTTTTTACTTTTGTCATACTCCGTTTTGTTTGGACTGGTGGTCAATGCGGCCACAGCCGCAGAAATTTTTTGGCCAACGCCTGATTCGCGTTTTTTCGAAGGTGAGAGTGTCGATGTGATGCTTCAACCAACGGCGTCAGGCCGTTTGGAGTCTGCGCTCTTTGGTTGCGTTCGTAATGGTGGCAGGCGTTTCCATGAAGGCCTTGATTTGAAACCATTGCGTCGAGATCGCTCTGGTGAGGCTTCTGATCCCATTTACTCGGTCATGGCCGGGCGAGTTTCTTATGTGAACGCGAAAGCCGGGAACAGCAGCTATGGCCGTTACGTTGTGGTTGAGCATCTGGATGCGGATGTGCCGGTTTACACGCTCTATGCTCACCTTGCTTCGATTGAGCCTGGCATACGAGCAGGTTCGAGAGTCGAGGCCGGGCAGCGACTGGGGACAATGGGGCGTTCAGCAGGTGGTTATTCAATCCCGCGTAGTCGTGCTCATTTGCACTTCGAGATTGGGTTGGTCAAGACCAGTGATTTTGATGATTGGTATCGTCAACAAAGCTATGGCAGTCGCAATCTCCATGGCAATTACAACGGAATCAATATGATCGGTTCCAATCCGTTGACCTTTTTCGAGACAGTTCGTGCTGGGGAATTTGAGGATTTTTCCAGTTACTTTGCCAATCTGCCAACGGCTTTCACGGTTCGGGTGGCGACGAGAACGCTGCCCGATTTTATCCTGCGTTACCCCAAATTGCTGACTCGCCCAATTCCACGTGACGGCGTGGCGGGCTGGGATATCGACTATACATGGTATGGACTGCCCAAGCGCTGGACACCACTAACCGAAGAGGACGTGAGAACACGCCGCGAAGGCGATGTTACCCTTGTTTCATGGGATGAGTCTGTTTTTGAGGGACAGTGTCGTGCGACCCTTGTCTTTGATAGTAAAGGCAATCCCAGTATCGGTAAAAACCTCAAGAGCGACCTCAAGCTGATGTTTGGCTTTTGA